In a single window of the Diachasmimorpha longicaudata isolate KC_UGA_2023 chromosome 16, iyDiaLong2, whole genome shotgun sequence genome:
- the LOC135170309 gene encoding uncharacterized protein LOC135170309 isoform X1, giving the protein MREKITGSLEDRKNPPGDKMEVDAAPDLEQQCEDVVFELCDIRERYPQKCAEELSKALRLTTQINKAPVIIKPSAPLLPLVILDEQRELFQTIVPVTKGTIDSQKALKTNLEAMLRTVKDLKTVVEQVRRTEDCTIDNILKKTDKDQH; this is encoded by the exons ATGAGAGAGAA GATCACGGGTTCGTTAGAAGATCGGAAGAATCCTCCGGGTGATAAGATGGAGGTGGATGCAGCGCCTG ACCTTGAACAGCAATGTGAAGACGTAGTATTCGAGCTGTGCGACATCAGAGAGAGATATCCTCAAAAATGTGCCGAGGAGCTCTCTAAAGCTTTACGACTGACAACGCAAATCAAC AAAGCTCCAGTGATAATAAAGCCCTCAGCTCCCCTCCTGCCCCTAGTAATATTGGATGAGCAACGAGAGCTTTTCCAGACCATTGTACCTGTCACCAAAGGCACAATAGACAGCCAAAAAGCCCTGAAAACTAATTTAGAAGCAATGTTGAGGACTGTCAAGGACTTGAAGACAGTGGTGGAGCAAGTGAGGAGAACTGAAGACTGTACTATCGACAATATCCTCAAAAAAACAGATAAGGATCAACATTGA
- the LOC135170309 gene encoding uncharacterized protein LOC135170309 isoform X2, with protein MEVDAAPDLEQQCEDVVFELCDIRERYPQKCAEELSKALRLTTQINKAPVIIKPSAPLLPLVILDEQRELFQTIVPVTKGTIDSQKALKTNLEAMLRTVKDLKTVVEQVRRTEDCTIDNILKKTDKDQH; from the exons ATGGAGGTGGATGCAGCGCCTG ACCTTGAACAGCAATGTGAAGACGTAGTATTCGAGCTGTGCGACATCAGAGAGAGATATCCTCAAAAATGTGCCGAGGAGCTCTCTAAAGCTTTACGACTGACAACGCAAATCAAC AAAGCTCCAGTGATAATAAAGCCCTCAGCTCCCCTCCTGCCCCTAGTAATATTGGATGAGCAACGAGAGCTTTTCCAGACCATTGTACCTGTCACCAAAGGCACAATAGACAGCCAAAAAGCCCTGAAAACTAATTTAGAAGCAATGTTGAGGACTGTCAAGGACTTGAAGACAGTGGTGGAGCAAGTGAGGAGAACTGAAGACTGTACTATCGACAATATCCTCAAAAAAACAGATAAGGATCAACATTGA